A region of the Pseudarthrobacter oxydans genome:
CCTTGGCGACGTTGCGCAGCTGGTCCTCGGTGTCCCGGCCGCGCTGGTACCAGACGTTCCACTCGTCGAAGGACAGGTTGATGTGCTTCTTGTGCTTGCCCTTCGCCCGGACGGCGTCGGCAGTCGCGATGACTGATTCGATGAAGTAGTCCGTATCCACTGCGCTGGCCAGGAAGCTGCCGGCATCGCCGTCGTGCTCCTGGTAGTAGGCGTGGAGGGACACGTAGTCCACCTCGTCGTACGCATGCGTCAGGACAGTCTGTTCCCAGGCGCCGAAGGTGGGCATGCCCGAGTTGGAACTTCCGCAGGCCACCAGTTCGATGTCCGGGTCTACGAAGCGCATGGCCTTGGCGGCCTCCTGCGCCAGGCGGCCGTATTCCTCGGCAGTCTTGTGGCCGATCTGCCACGGCCCGTCCATCTCGTTGCCGAGGCACCAGAGCTTGATGTTGAACGGATCCTTGTGGCCGTTCTTCGCGCGGAGGTCGGACCAGTAGCTGCCGCCGGGGTGGTTGGCGTATTCCACGATCTCGCGGGCCGCTTCCACTCCCTTGGTGCCCAGGTTGATGGCTTCCATGATTTCCGTGCCGGCCTGGCGGGACCAGTCGACGAATTCGTGCAGGCCGAACGCGTTGGTCTCCACGGTGTGCCAGGCGCCGTCCAGCCGGCGCGGACGGTTCTCGCGCGGGCCGATGCCGTCCTCCCAGTTGTAACCGGAGACGAAGTTGCCGCCCGGATACCGGATGACGGTGGCCCCGAGTTCCTTGACGAGCTTGAGGACGTCTTGCCGGAAGCCTTTGTCATCGGCTTCCGGGTGGCCCGGTTCGTAGATGCCGGTGTAGACGCAGCGGCCCATGTGCTCCACGAAGGAGCCAAAGAGGCGGCGGGGAACTTCGCCGATGGTGAAGTCGCGGTCGAGGGTGATCCGTGCGCGGGACATGTACAGCACTCCTTGGTCGTTGTTCAGGTCTGTTTCGTGGCGTTGGTTTGCAGGCGGAAGGTGGCGGTTCAGGTTCCGGCGAGGCCGGTCGTCGCGACGCCCTTGATGATCTGGCGCTGGAAGAAGAGGAAGACGAGGATGAGCGGCAGCGCAGCGAGCAGGGCGGACGCCATGTTCTGCGCGTACTGGATGCCGTAGGCGCTCTTGATGGTCTGCAGCCCCACCGGCAGGGTGAGGAGTGCGCCGTCGTTGGTGGCGATGAAGGGCCACAGGAAGTTGTTCCAGGCGCCGATGAACACGAAGATGGCGACGGCGGCCAGGATGGGCCGGGACAGCGGCAGGACGATTTGGGTGAAGATCCGCATGCGGCTGGCGCCGTCCATCACTGCCGCTTCTTCAAGTTCGCGGGGAATCTGGTCGAAGAACTTCTTGAGCACGAACACCATCGCCGGGTGGATGACCTGCGGCAGGATGATGGCCCAGGAGGTGTCGATCATGTGCAGGGCGAGCATCTGGTAGAAGAGCGGGATGATCAGGACCGGCGGCGGGACGATGATGGAGGCGATGATCACCGTCATCAGCACCTTCTTGCCCTTGAAGTCGATCCGGGACAGCGCGTAGGCCACGAGCGCAGAGATCACCAGGGTGATGGCCGTGATGGCCGCCGAGGTGTACAGGGAGTTCCATGTCCACAGCGGGATGTTGCCGTCCTGGAACACTTTCACGAACGCTTCGGGCGTAAAGCCCGACGGCGGGACCCAGCTGATCTTCGGAGCCGCGGCATCCGTCTCGGTCTTGAAGGCGGTGGCGGTTGCCCAGGCGAAGGGGACCAGCCAGAGGACTGCGATCAGCGCCGCGACCGCGACGGCGGCCATCTTGCCTGCCGTCATCTTCTTGCGTGGCTGGCGGAGGTCCTGGCTGGTACGCGTGCCTGACTCGGGGCGGTCGAGGGTCTGAATTGCCATGGTTATGCACTCCTGCGGCGGGTGATGACGAACTGCATGACCGAGACGAGCACTATCAGTCCGAAGAAGATGTAGGAGATGGCTGCGGAATAGCCCAGCCGGTAGCCGGTGAACCCGGTTTCAAAGATGTACTGCACCACGGGCCGGGTTGATCCTCCGGGCCCTCCGGCGGTCATCTGGTACACCTGGTCGAAGATCTTGAGCGAGGCGAGGATCTGGAGGAGCACGATCATCACGGTGGTGGGGGTCAGCTGCGGCAGGGTGATGGAGAAGAACTGGCGCCAGGCCCCGGCACCGTCGAGGGATGCTGCCTCATAATGCTGGTGCGGGATGTTCTGCATCGCCGCCAGGTAGAGCAGGAAGTTGAACCCCACCGTCCACCAGAGGGTGGCAATGACGATCGCCCACATGGCCACGTTGGGGTCGTTGAGCCAGGCGACCTTGGGGATTCCGATCTTGGACAGGGAATCGTTGATGAGGCCAAGCTGCGGGTTGTACATCCACGTGAAGAACAGTGAAACCACGGTGGACGCGAGCAGGTACGGGGCAAAGTAGGAGAGCCGCCACAGCCATTGGGCCGGCAAACCGACGTTGAGCAGTGCCGCCATCACCAGGGCCACCAGCACCAGCGGGACCGTGCTGATCACGGTGAAGTACAGGGTGTTGCCGAGTGAGCGCCACATGCCGGCGTCGGACAAGGCTTCGGCGTAGTTCGCAAAGCCGATCAGGCTGTCATTGGCTCCGGTCAGGGACTTGCCGGTGAGGCTCATGTAGACGCCGTAGAGAAGGGGCCACACAAGGAAAACGAGGAAGAAAACCAGGAAGGGCGCGGCGAACCCCCAGCCGCTGAGGTTGCTCCTGGTGAGGCTCCCGGGGCTCCGCCGTGCTGCTAGTGAAGAACTCATGAAGGACTCCTTTGTCGCTCGGTGGGTTTAGACGGGGTTGGGCCGGGAAAGCAGGTGGTTGGTGCGCTCTTCGAAGGCGTCCCAGCCTGCGGCCGCTTTGTCGCGGCCAAGGAGGACGTTCTGGACGTTCTCCGCGAAGTAGGTCTGCCAGTCAGATCCCGAGCCGCTGAACCAGGCTTCGGGGTCGTAGGCGATGACGTCGGCCGCATTGGCGTAGTGCGCCTGCGGCGTGAGGTCCTTGTAGGCCTGGGACTGGACCACCGGCTGGTACGCGGGAATGTGGCCCGCTTCTGCCCAGGACAGTGATCCCTTGAGGACGTCGCTGACGAACTTGTAGACGTCGCGGCGCTTCGTGTCGTCCACGTTCAGCTGCCGCGGAAGGACGAAGGAATGCGAGTCTGCGTAGGCAGCCGGGGTGCCGTAGAGCGTGGGAATGGTGGCCGCGTCCACCGGCAGGCCCGCCTTCTTGAGCGTCGGCAGCTCCCAGACGCCGCTGAACAGCATTCCCGAGCCGCCGCGGGCGAATTCCGCGATGCCCGTGCTGATGTCGCCGCTCTTGGCCGCGATGGTGTCGTCGAAAAGCGATGCCATGAAGTCCAGCGACTCAATGGCTGCGTCACGGTCGACCTTCATCGGCTGGCCCGGCGTCAGGGTCATGTCCGCGCCGTGCTGTTTGTAGAGCGTGTAGAAAAGCCGCCACATCTGGGATCCGCTGCCAAGGTAGCCAAAGGACAATCCGTGGGCCTGGGTGACCTTCTGCATCTCCCTGGCCATGGCCAGGAACTCCTGCGGGGAGGCCACTTCCTGCAGTTGTCCGTTTCCGGCCAGGACTCCGGCCTTCCCGGCGACGTCCGTGTTGTAGAACATGACGAACGGATGCGAATCCAGGGCGATGGAGAACACCTTGCCGTTCTGCTGGCTCTTCTCCCAAATGCGCGGGGCGAAGTTGTCGCCCGTGACGCCGTGCTCTGCCAGCAGGGAGAGGTCCCAGGGGTCGATCAGGCCGCCGGGGGCGTAGCCCGGCACCCGGCTGGCATGCATGATCGCCAGCTCCGGC
Encoded here:
- a CDS encoding carbohydrate ABC transporter permease, producing MAIQTLDRPESGTRTSQDLRQPRKKMTAGKMAAVAVAALIAVLWLVPFAWATATAFKTETDAAAPKISWVPPSGFTPEAFVKVFQDGNIPLWTWNSLYTSAAITAITLVISALVAYALSRIDFKGKKVLMTVIIASIIVPPPVLIIPLFYQMLALHMIDTSWAIILPQVIHPAMVFVLKKFFDQIPRELEEAAVMDGASRMRIFTQIVLPLSRPILAAVAIFVFIGAWNNFLWPFIATNDGALLTLPVGLQTIKSAYGIQYAQNMASALLAALPLILVFLFFQRQIIKGVATTGLAGT
- a CDS encoding carbohydrate ABC transporter permease, whose product is MSSSLAARRSPGSLTRSNLSGWGFAAPFLVFFLVFLVWPLLYGVYMSLTGKSLTGANDSLIGFANYAEALSDAGMWRSLGNTLYFTVISTVPLVLVALVMAALLNVGLPAQWLWRLSYFAPYLLASTVVSLFFTWMYNPQLGLINDSLSKIGIPKVAWLNDPNVAMWAIVIATLWWTVGFNFLLYLAAMQNIPHQHYEAASLDGAGAWRQFFSITLPQLTPTTVMIVLLQILASLKIFDQVYQMTAGGPGGSTRPVVQYIFETGFTGYRLGYSAAISYIFFGLIVLVSVMQFVITRRRSA
- a CDS encoding alpha-N-arabinofuranosidase, giving the protein MSRARITLDRDFTIGEVPRRLFGSFVEHMGRCVYTGIYEPGHPEADDKGFRQDVLKLVKELGATVIRYPGGNFVSGYNWEDGIGPRENRPRRLDGAWHTVETNAFGLHEFVDWSRQAGTEIMEAINLGTKGVEAAREIVEYANHPGGSYWSDLRAKNGHKDPFNIKLWCLGNEMDGPWQIGHKTAEEYGRLAQEAAKAMRFVDPDIELVACGSSNSGMPTFGAWEQTVLTHAYDEVDYVSLHAYYQEHDGDAGSFLASAVDTDYFIESVIATADAVRAKGKHKKHINLSFDEWNVWYQRGRDTEDQLRNVAKAGWREHPRLIEDKYNVTDAVVVGTLLNSLLRHGDRVKIANQAQLVNVIAPILSEENGPAWRQTIFHPFARMAELATGQILRLSVDSDKYENARFGGTDLVDVSATWNEETGRVALFLANRGLEEAADIDVSLRGFDARQVVRAEVLEIPEGGDRFTANSQDRPDQVGLKPLQGAKASGSELRATLPALSWAVIELDVAKN
- a CDS encoding extracellular solute-binding protein, with the protein product MKQFEFLPGKQLSRRQLLTGTAALGSVLATGALTGCGGNAQAAGVRDIGFWHLLSGGDGIKMQAMINGANQANPAFKVHPTVLAWGPPYYTKLAMASAGGRPPELAIMHASRVPGYAPGGLIDPWDLSLLAEHGVTGDNFAPRIWEKSQQNGKVFSIALDSHPFVMFYNTDVAGKAGVLAGNGQLQEVASPQEFLAMAREMQKVTQAHGLSFGYLGSGSQMWRLFYTLYKQHGADMTLTPGQPMKVDRDAAIESLDFMASLFDDTIAAKSGDISTGIAEFARGGSGMLFSGVWELPTLKKAGLPVDAATIPTLYGTPAAYADSHSFVLPRQLNVDDTKRRDVYKFVSDVLKGSLSWAEAGHIPAYQPVVQSQAYKDLTPQAHYANAADVIAYDPEAWFSGSGSDWQTYFAENVQNVLLGRDKAAAGWDAFEERTNHLLSRPNPV